The DNA window CAATAAATGAGGAAgatcatgagtatttatgtatcacaactcatgattcaaataagaaagttatattagaaaaattaccctcactttcatctgggttgtattataccaagattagtgcaattgaatcacatgccactgtaaaccagaagtttactagcccaaatgaattcataacttggcacgaccgactggatcatccgggaacaaccatgatgaggagaattattgaaaactctcatggacattcactaaagaaccagaagattcttaaaattagtgaattttgttatgctgcatgttctcagggaaagttaattttaaagccatcaccagtaaagattggatttgagtcccctgaattcctagaatggattcaaggtgatatatgtggacctattcatccaccatgtggaacttttagatattttatggtcctgatagacgcatcttcgagatggtcacacgtgtgcttattatcttctcgcaacctggcgtttgcgagattactggctcaaattatttgattaaaagcacaatttccagaaaatctaatcaaagcaattcatcttgataatgctggtgaatttacttcccaaNNNNNNNNNNNNNNNNNNNNNNNNNNNNNNNNNNNNNNNNNNNNNNNNNNNNNNNNNNNNNNNNNNNNNNNNNNNNNNNNNNNNNNNNNNNNNNNNNNNNNNNNNNNNNNNNNNNNNNNNNNNNNNNNNNNNNNNNNNNNNNNNggttagcagaatcacttattaaacgcctccaattgattgctaggctcttacttatgagaacaaatctctcAACCTAGTTTGGGGGCATGCtgttttacatgccgcagcacttattcgtttgaggccaacgagttatcatcagttctctcctatgtaattagcttttggccagcagccaaatgtttcccatttaagaatatttgggtgtgtgACATATGTTCCCATTACACCACCTAATCgtaccaaaatgggaccccaaagaaaattgagaatatatgttggatatgattctccctctatagtgaggtatcttgagatacaaactggagatgtatttaaagcccggtttgcggattgtcattttgatgaatcaaaatttccaacattagggggagagaataagcttcctgaaaagaaACTTAactggaatgcatcatcgttgatgcatttagatcctcgatcagggcaatgtgaactggaagttcaaaagattatacatttgcaaagaatagcaaatgaattgcctgatacattttccgatacaaagaggataaccaaatcttatatactagcggaaaatgccccaaagaggattaccaaatcttatataccagcagAAAATGCCCccattcgaattgatgtcccagtaggacgagtagccactgaagcaaattcacgccagaagcgtggcaggcctgtcggttccaaagacaaaaatcctcgaaagagaaaagaggtaaataatattcctgttgaaaaagacatagtataGACACCTGCAGttatccaaaattctgatataatatTAAcaccagaagacgttcaggtacctgaaaattgtgaaaatgacgagatctcgataaattatgtctttacaggagagaaaNNNNNNNNNNNNNNNNNNNNNNNNNNNNNNNNNNNNNNNNNNNNNNNNNNNNNNNNNNNNNNNNNNNNNNNNNNNNNNNNNNNNNNNNNNNNNNNNNNNNNNNNNNNNNNNNNNNNNNNNNNNNNNNNNNNNNNNNNNNNNNNNNNNNNNNNNNNNNNNNNNNNNNNNNNNNNNNNNNNNNNNNNNNNNagaattagactcacttgcaaaacgtgaagtctttggacctgtagtccgtacacctgcagatgtaaaacctgttggatacaaatgggtatttgtgagaaaacaaaatgagaaaaatgaagtcgtgcgctacaaagcccgacttgtggcacaaggtttttcacaaagacccggtatagattatgaagaaacgtattcccctgtagtggatgcgataactttgcgttatttggtcagtttatctgcatatcataaactgcatatgcatttaatggatgtggtaacagcctatttatacggctcattagatcgggatatctatatgaaagtccctgaagaattaaagatatctaaaccgtccaatgaatattcgcaagggttatactcagtcaaattgcaaagatctttatatggtctaaagcaatctggacgaatgtggtataatcgtcttactgagtatctggccaaaaacagattcaagaatgatgatatctgcccctgtgttttcataaagaaaactgcatctggattcattattattgctgtgtacgttgatgatttaaatatcattgggactcctgaagagattccaacaattataaaaactctaaaagaatagtttgagatgaaagatcttggaaagactaagttttgtctcggcctgcagattGAGCATATAAAAagtgggatctttattcatcaagcaacatacacagagaagatcttgaagagattttatatagataagtcacatccattaagtactccaatgatcgtaagatctttggatatgaaaaaggatcaattccgtcctaaagaagaaaatgaagatatccttggtcctgaagtaccatatcttagtgccaattggagcgctaatgtatcttgctaataatacacgacctgatatatcatttgctgtgaatttactagcaaggtatagttcctcaccaaccagaagacattggagtggagtcaaacaaatctttcgatatcttcatggaacggttgatatgagattgttttatccctatggatctaagtcacaattagttggctatgcagatgccggatatttgtctgatccacataaaggaagatctcaaacaggatacctgttcacatatggtggtacagctatatcatggaggtccacgaaacagacgatagcagcaacctcctctaatcatgctgaaatactggcgattcaagaagctagtcgcgagtgtttttggctgaggagtctgattcaatatattctgtcatcatgtggactgattgatcataagatagctccaactgtcctgtttgaagataatacagcatgcattgctcaacttaaaggcggatacatcaaaggcgacagaacaaagcatatttctcccaaattctttttcactcatgatcttcaaaatcaggggacaattgatgtccaacagatccgctcaagtgacaatctggctgatttattcacaaagtcactcccaaaatcctcctttgaaagattggtacatgagattgggatgcgccgatttcgagacattaaatgatatcgacaaaagggggagactgtactcttttttccttggtcaggttttttttcccattgggtttttcttgacaagatttttaatgaggcagtccctatcactaaaggatattgtactctttttccttcactaaggttttttcCCACTGGGTTTtttttagtaaggttttaacgaggtaataatcctaaatggtcatccaagggggagtgttgtgataaaaGTGGATGACCATGGATAACCACGCAAGGCTTAGGTGGATTTCATTCTCAAGACTAAATGAATCCATTTAGAAGACAAatggaaataaataaaagttgaaAGTGGTATCATTTTTCATGTATAAATAGCAAGTATCCTCGTATGCTTTTACACACAGCAATAACAAATATTCctacttttctcttctttcatatattattataaagtctgtttctatttctctctctctctctttacaGTGAAAAGCAAGTAATAAGAAATCTATTCTCTCTTTATGTTACAATCAAATACTCTTCTCCTTATATTTCTACtacaattctttctcttcttttattttataagtattttaaattctattttctattactctttacatataatattaatagcaatattaatcatctttattatattgagatagtaacaataaataattatcaattatttctgctattttgattatgtaagtttgttttttaaatttttttatgtaataaaaatattataaataatgttaaaaattaatattgttaATGATAATTAGTGTAATAATTAgacatatatattcaaatttagTTAGTAAacattttaatgaataataatgtTTGGACTAACTAATGtagtatattaataaaaaaaatatatgtttagaATTTGttgtaataattataaaaattataattaattattaaaaaattagaaaacagtttactaaaatatttaatatgaataataatatcatgattttttaaaattaaaaacacatttgaaatgattttttaaaattaaaaacacatttgaaataatttttaatttaattaattaaatttagaggttaaattattattattgtggagtttaataaaatgaatttagtaaaataaatttattttttagtatttttaataattaataattattgttagatatttaattaatatgttttgtgtagttaaattttttatttttttaataatgatagTTAAATAATTGATAGGTTAGTCGTATTATGCATACATGCTAGTTACTAAATTAGTTAACTAATAGTAAGTTTAGTATTagtttaataaattagttactattattagaaaattattaatttttagtagtaaattagtaattattaattatttgactaatattttgttatatttttatagagtttACGGAATTGGCATGTAATTACCTACTGCTTCTGAATCGGTACAATCTAATTGTGGAAGAGCATTTATGGTTTATCAGTTTTTATCACGTTTCTTAGATTGGAATAGTTCAATGTCAAAAAGCAATGGTAAATACTCTAATCGAGAAGTGGCACCCAGACACACGGACATTTTACCTTCTAATTGGTGAGTGTGCTGTGACACTGAAAGATGTGGCTGTTATTCTTGGTCTTTCGACAAACGATTTTCTAGTGACAAAAGTGACTATTAGTAGTCACGAAACCTTAGAGGCTGAGTATTTGCATCAATTCGGGGTTGCACCGAGAAAGTCAGACTGTATAGAAAGCTTCCTAAAATTGACGTGGTTTCGGGATTTAAAAGATCGTTTACAATTGATTGATGAAAACAGCATTCAGAGGTACATGAAGTGCCACATTATGTTGTTATTTGGTATGATCTTGTTTGCACACAAGTTTGGGGCAGATGTGCAATGGAAGTTTCTACCTTTGCTTCGTGATTTTGGCAGTATCGGATAGTATAGTTGGGGATCGGCATGCTTAGCACACCTGTACATAACGTTATGTTGGGTATCTTGTTTTGACTGCAAGAAAATCAATGGTCCACTAACACTTTTACTAGTTTGGACTTGGATCCGTCTATCATTTCTTGCGCCGATTTCTAGGAAACCCTGCAGTTTTATGCCTGCAAACAGGTAAAATTATTGACTAACATGGTATTTTCATATTTAGAATGAAATTGTGTTAATGAAATAAAATCATGTTAGGTGGCGTAACTGGAAACGTGCAGATCGACGCTATAGATTTCTTAGTCATGCTCACTTTAGGAAGTCATTGGATAATCTTCAAGAAGGTTAGGTATGTTTTCATTAAATAAGTATTTGTGTCGGATttaatgttaatattatttGGCTTGTAATCATCTGTTTCTTTTATTATGTGCAGTTTTTGTGGCTTGAAATCAGACTATCcaacttttattttcaaaaataaaaaatttaaaagtacaaATCGAAcctttttaatttgattaatatcaattaaaaaaaaagaaaaacaaagaatagaTATTACAATAATGTGATatcaaagaaaaacaccaaAACCTGAAATAATAGCATATTACAcatatttaatcaatataaaaaaataaatactaaatcgatattcaaaaaattttgagaataataaaataatatctaattttattatttataaataaaaatatcagtATAATATGTACGATGGGTTATTTGATAGACTATTTATTTGgcctaatataaattaaaattaaaaattatctacatttatcctaattttaaaagtgctaattatttttgtattaaccACCATTGTATACATTGTATACCAATTATATTGGCTTCTCACACTTTTACTTTATAAAATAAcctccaaaaaattttaaaatttaacaaaaataactaacCATCAATTAAATGAtcaagtcaccaaaaaaaaaaaatctgaaattaaGATTtagactttaaaattaaaaattaaagatggcgtattaattaataattatcataattaCAAAACGGTTGCAAATTCTGCGAGAGCATGAAGGGGCAGAACCAATTACCAGTAGGAACATGATCAATGCCGATACATTCGATGTGAAATGACGCCGGAAAGCGATCACAGAGAAGAATGAAACCCCCCGCGAGAGGGATGTTGATTATTGCAACCAGCATGAGCCTCGAATTGAGAGTGTGTGCACAAAGAACCGCAACAATGGCAGACAATACCAGAACGAAACAACTTTCCTTTCTTCACCAATTTAATATCTCTCCCTCCATGGCAGAAAACCCACGCCTCCTACGCCACCACATTGTTGTCAATCAGCCAAGAAATAATCATTCTGGGATTCCATAACGTCGGCAAATTACGATTATCAGAAGAACTTCGTGCCCTCCTTATTTTTCTAGCAGCATTAGGACTTTCACCAGAATCACGACGACGACCgccaccgccaccgccaccTCCACCAGCACGTGCACAAGAACAAGCACGTACTAAATTGGATACTTGATGAGACGGAAGAGTCCAATCTTCATCATCACCGGAGTCATCACTCGGTTTCTTGCGTCTCCCAGGCCTACCACCGGTTACTTCGAATTCGTTGGTTCTTTGTGCACCCACTAAATTTGTACTTACGCAAGATGTCTCTGTGCGATAAAAGTACTCTACGGAGCATTCTAACCCTCCAAAAAGACAGGAGGATACTTTTGTTATGAAAGACATCTTGCGCGAATACAAGTTTAATTTCAGTTTAGTGTGGGTACATATGTCAGCATTTTCATCTTTTACagatacaaataattatttattctatatttgacTGTTAATCATTtctgttaaattttaaatttttttaatattattttattaataacaaaaataaaatactattttatcGTATGAGTATTGTCTTTATCTGGTGAAAGAAAAACTAACCGTTTCAAATATATCGATTTTCAAATATAAGAAAGgctttcaaaaataaagaaaggaagaaggaaggagaataaTATATCAGGCAAGGTAGATAGATATCTTCAAACTTCAATGGACAATGATATCACAATATGTTCCCAATTTGAACATAGATTTGGGGTAATCCCTAGAAATACAAGCAAAAACACAATTGCACCTCCATAACCGGTTTAAATACTGATGCTCTATAGGTACAAAATTTAAGACCCTTGGTTTCAGATTCACCTTTCTAACAATGAATTTACACACGTTAAATGCCACTAAACAAAACCTATGAACTACATTGCCTTTGGCATCACCAACATTTCACAAAAAATACACCTTCACACTGGATTTGACCTATTCAACTACTACTAAATGTACCCATTCTTCTATAATTCtctttgttttaaaatatctgctactttaaaattttgaatttacaaatattttaaaacaaaagaatgttatttattcattaaatctAAGGGATTTAAGTCACTGCACAATAAATACTATTTGTGTGGCCAAATCAGCCTCTCCAATTTGTGGCGGTTGGAGCGCAAACAGCTTCAACTGATAACCGCTTCATCACCTTTGGGCACGGGTCTTGCCCAAAATTGCTGTTTGTAACTGTAACCGTGCATCTTTGTTTTCCTATACATTTCTGTGGAAATGAAACAAAAAGCTAGAAGGTTAAACTCACATGCCAAAGAAAcatttagttattattaatggTTTTAGACACTAATTTACCAAAGCAATGATCTTCTAAACTGTTAATAACTTAAGCTTTTAAAGGTTAAATTGTGCTTCATTGTTAGGTGGAAACTCCAcatgaagttgataactgagagccgttagatgaaaatttagtcaaataaatcaaatcaCTTAActactctcaactatcaacttcacgtgaagtcgattgCACTTGAGTTTTTACTTCATTGTTATTGTAAAGTTAATAGAGTAGGTTGTGAAACCAAGAGTAAGAGGTAAAGCACAAGCACCTTCTCTAAAATGGCGTAGGATGAGGGGGAATGACATGCTCCTTGCTCATAGTTCCCACAAGTCCCTAGAGGAGTTCCAAAGCTTGCAAATTTGATGATGGAGATGGTCTGGCCAGGGCTGCAATGCAAGTGAATCTTTGGTGGGTGGAACTCCTCTGATTTCCCAAAGCTCTCAATATGCCAATTCTTAATGTTCGGATGAAACTCCGGCACGTCGGCGCAGACGCTGCTCactgacctcttcacaagaGAGATTCTCAAAGGATTGCCTCCGAGCTCCTCAAAAATAACCAGTAGATTTTGACTTGGCTTCAACCATGACCGTGGTACATGGTACCTGAAATATTTGTGGACAagagtttaaaattatttaggattcagtgtttaaggtttaggatttatgatttataaaaaatgGTGATCTTAACAAGTTTTTTTACCATCTCTGGGTTGGTTCGCCACAACCAAATTGGCACTTTGGAGGCTTAAATGACCCAGCATAATTACAGCCACTACAATTGCCATTAGCATATGTGGTCCAGTATCTTCCAATGCTCTGTCCATTAATCCATATTTGACCTTTTCCCATGCCCTCCATATCCAATGCCAACGGTTCGTCTCCTTCGGGAGCATCAAAAAAAGTCTGCAAGAGGTTTACAGAATTGTATCTGTTTGTTTAGCTAATTGTTTAGtcagaaactttgcatatttctCTTGAATGTTACCTTGTGCCATGTTAGTGGCTGATTTCTTTGTACAACTATCGCCGATTGCATCCACTCGACTGCAGAAAAACCATTAGGAGATGCAAGATTCATGGCCTCTCCTTTCAGCCCAACCTATTAATTTGAATGCTTTAGTATATATTGTCTTGAATGTGAAATGAGCCAGCATAAGCATGCATCCAAAGTGAGATTAATTAACAAACCTGATAAGTCCATTTCTGCCATGACAAGTCCCACTTTCCTTGGTCAAGTCCATGGAGTGAAACTGGACCTAGGATTCCTGTGTTCCATGACTCATAATGTTCACCAACATTCTTtgacaacaaaaagaaaaagagttttgTTAATGACATTGGATGTTAGGAGGGAAAAAGAAACAATCATGCTAtgtgtaaataaaaaatcagcCACCCAATTATTTACCGgtataaaatatgttaaaacacaaaatgaaaatacacattgaaaatgagttaaacaacaaatatatttatacacaaatacatgaTAGCTGATTTTTGAGATGcacataaaatttttgttttcgttAATAGCTGGGTTTCTGTCTATAGGTGACCTAATTAGCAGTTACAAAACATCATACAACTTAAAACCAACATCATATAACAAGCACCAAGTTTTGGAGCGAAAGAAACTTACTGGAAGTCCAATGGCAACACTGAGCAGAGCAATTCTGTTTGTTCCGGCACGAAGATTTACCTTGCCGGTATATGTGATTCTTCTATACTCCCTTGTTCCATAGGCAGAACCTAGTTTCAATGATATACCATGCTTGATTTTACTAAACAACCAGCAATGTGATCCTAGAAATAATAAAGTAGAACTTCATACCAGAAAGTTGACCATTGATGAAAACATGGACAGCATGTCCTGTAGACCGAACGATAAGAGTAGGGAGTTCGCCTCCATGTAGAAACGATTCGGACGAACCTATATCAATGCTGCATATACATAGTATCTAATGAGTTACAAAAATTATGTATACTCAAAAGATCAAACTTAAGAAGCTAAACAAAATTAGCTGTGACTTGTGAAGTTCAATCAGGCTCATCACCTTGTCATATACCAAAGATAGTCGCTCGCATCGCGGGTTACATTTAGCTGGTCCAGGAGAGCCGGGGCAGTGATTGTAGAGCCGCTGTCGTCTAAAGAAGACGGATCTTCATCGAAACTCTCCCATGAGAACATATGAGTACTAGTTGGCAGCATTTGCATTTGAGATGTTTGCACTCCTACCTGCAAGTAGAAGAGTAATTCATTACTAAGTTTTCGCAATTATTAAATACagaacaaaaatacaaaatgataCGAAAATCTATCAGATTTTTGTTCCATACTTTTGCTGTATTGAAGGCAACATTCCTACAATCTGGGAGGATGCTAACGGACCAAGGTGGCAAAGTGTAATGCATGTTATTAAACATGATTCTAACTGAGGATTTTGAATCATAGTTTGAGAGGAAAGCAGCGCAATCGCCGGATTCCGTCGAGTATACATGAGCCTGGAAAAAAATTACAGATGTTACAGGGTTAGTAGAGACTATATAGAGAAGCTAATCACATGTGGGAAGCAGAATGAGTATGAAGTAATTAAGGCTAAAACCTGTTGAGAGGCTCCTAGTGAAGTAACAATTGGATCAGTTGAAACCAAAGCTCGCTCACACATCTTGATAGCTTTATGAAGCTCTTTTAAATGACCATACTTGGGTTGCCTAATCAAACCTGCAAATGTTTTTGTTGAATGAAAAAATTGTCACTGAACTCATCAACCATAGAGTTTAGGTGTTTGGGTATGTTTGTTTGAAAGTGAAAAtagagtaaattttttttatacagaAGTATAATGTGCAAATTCACACTACACTCCAAATTATCCACCTAAATCTTCATATTAGGATAACCATCCACACACCTAGTGAATTGAATATCGATATATcaattgttcacattgtttaatattttcattgtctacctatacttttcctttgaaaaatcatattgggttaaatatctttttgatcttataaaatatacatttttttttgttgtacatcttataatttttttaaaaataaattttaaaaattgtctaTCTTGATTCTTGACattaaaaatattcatttaagtAATGAGGCAACTGATTAATATTTCTGTGGTGTGTCACATTAACAGTAACACTATTTGATgggaattaaaataaataacttttaagttttattgtAAAAGAATTATGAagattaaaatagaagaagtaatatatatatatataacgaaACCTTATTTAAGccacttttattgatgattagtgACTACATTATTAAATTTGCTGTTAGGAATTTTGGTTGTTACCAAGTGAATAATAGAGACGATAGCACGTAGAAAGTGCTGCATTTTAAATTCTCACCATATTCATCTAGTGGAGCATCATAGTCATAGCTGGTAGTAATGAAAGGGCCACCAGCTGTTCGTCCAAAATTGGTTCCACCGTGATACTAGAAAAAAAATGTGAACTGTCTTGGtcaaattgcaaaaattaaatagGTTCCATCATTATCATCTTGTCAATATAATTTTCcaaatttaatgaatttacTTTAAATAAACTAACCATGTAGTAGTTTACAAAGGACCCTCCACGTATTATAAATCTAGCAACCGCAAATGCCAAATCCTGTACGGGTCTTTTGTGAATTGGACCTCCAAATTCCGTAAACCTGCATATATTATCATGCAGCAGGGTCctcattatttaatataaattatagatTTAAtagtgatttattttattactttataatttttctcattttaaagGAGGTGTGACTGAtaactgaaaaagaaaatgtttacCAGCCACTCCAAGCCTCTGTCCATATCATTGGCTTATAGGGTCTATTGGGAGTGAACTTGTCACAATAGAAGCCATTGCACGTGTTTATCTGTTGTCAAAACACATTAGTTTAGTTGCCGTACTCCTTTTGAGAAATGTATTACAACTAATTTtggatctttattttattttagagcaatgctagggaCAGTAACACTTGTGATTGGTAGCCATCAATTagtcatcaatgatgatttgatggtataagattggtgtgaaatttcatccaatgactcacCTTTTTCTGCTGGTTATATGCTAgccaaaatacaataaaattactGGCcccttaaatttttcttttattttatattatatttcttGTTATATCTCAGCCAACACATTAGAAGTAGTTAGTTATATAGTGCATATAAAGTTTAAGGATTTGGATTCTCtcaagtttgaatttcactttaaagAGTAAAATGtgatttcttattatttattttataggcgGGACTAAGagtaaatatgagagagaaaccATTTAAAgtagaagatcacactttaccctttaaaataaaaattcaaaatttaaaagatccaaatctaaagtttaaatattattaattttaacataataatataaattttaaggaGTTAAGATTTAAATTAATCTATAAAATTTCATTTATACACGAATAAAACTTCAAAGATCAATCCAAATCTTGAATATTTGACATTTCGACTTTTAGTATATCATTGAAGATTTTATTTATGCTGATCACCTTCGAAGTTACAGATTTAAGGTTGCGTTTGTTTTTAGAGATAGGACAGAACAGAACATGACACTGAGATGGAGACAATAAGATAAAgacactaaaaattattttctgtgtattgtgtttggatat is part of the Arachis duranensis cultivar V14167 chromosome 1, aradu.V14167.gnm2.J7QH, whole genome shotgun sequence genome and encodes:
- the LOC107477747 gene encoding beta-galactosidase 3; its protein translation is METSSVSKVVFAFCLALCLVTHLVHSTVTYDRKAILINGQRRILFSGSMHYPRSTPDMWEDLIEKAKEGGIDVIETYVFWNVHEPSPGNYNFEGRYDLVRFMKIIQKAGLYAHLRIGPYVCAEWNFGGFPVWLKYVPGISFRTDNEPFKRAMQGFTEKIVGMMKSEGLFESQGGPIILSQIENEYGAQSKLLGEAGRNYVNWAAKMAIQTGTGVPWVMCKEEDAPDPVINTCNGFYCDKFTPNRPYKPMIWTEAWSGWFTEFGGPIHKRPVQDLAFAVARFIIRGGSFVNYYMYHGGTNFGRTAGGPFITTSYDYDAPLDEYGLIRQPKYGHLKELHKAIKMCERALVSTDPIVTSLGASQQAHVYSTESGDCAAFLSNYDSKSSVRIMFNNMHYTLPPWSVSILPDCRNVAFNTAKVGVQTSQMQMLPTSTHMFSWESFDEDPSSLDDSGSTITAPALLDQLNVTRDASDYLWYMTSIDIGSSESFLHGGELPTLIVRSTGHAVHVFINGQLSGSAYGTREYRRITYTGKVNLRAGTNRIALLSVAIGLPNVGEHYESWNTGILGPVSLHGLDQGKWDLSWQKWTYQVGLKGEAMNLASPNGFSAVEWMQSAIVVQRNQPLTWHKTFFDAPEGDEPLALDMEGMGKGQIWINGQSIGRYWTTYANGNCSGCNYAGSFKPPKCQFGCGEPTQRWYHVPRSWLKPSQNLLVIFEELGGNPLRISLVKRSVSSVCADVPEFHPNIKNWHIESFGKSEEFHPPKIHLHCSPGQTISIIKFASFGTPLGTCGNYEQGACHSPSSYAILEKKCIGKQRCTVTVTNSNFGQDPCPKVMKRLSVEAVCAPTATNWRG